The following coding sequences lie in one Gorilla gorilla gorilla isolate KB3781 chromosome 5, NHGRI_mGorGor1-v2.1_pri, whole genome shotgun sequence genomic window:
- the ULBP3 gene encoding UL16-binding protein 3 isoform X1: MAAAASPAVLPRLAILPYLLFDWSGTGRADTHSLWYNFTIIHLPRHGQQWCEVQSQVDQKNVLSYDCGSDKVLSMGHLEEQLDATDAWGKQLEMLREVGQRLRLELADTELEDFTPSGPLMLQARMSCECEADGCIRGSWQFSFDGQKFLLFDSNNRKWTVVHAGARRMKEKWEKDSGLTTFFKMVSMGDCKSWLRDFLMHRKKRLEPTAPPTVAPGLAQPKAIATTLSPWSFLIILCFILPGI, translated from the exons ATGGCAGCGGCCGCCAGCCCCGCGGTCCTTCCGCGCCTCGCGATTCTTCCGTACCTGCTATTCGACTGGTCCGGGACGGGGCGGGCCG aCACTCACTCTCTCTGGTATAACTTCACCATCATTCATTTGCCCAGACATGGGCAACAGTGGTGTGAGGTCCAGAGCCAGGTGGATCAGAAGAATGTTCTCTCCTATGACTGTGGAAGTGACAAGGTCTTATCTATGGGTCACCTAGAAGAGCAGCTGGATGCCACAGATGCCTGGGGAAAACAACTGGAAATGCTGAGAGAGGTGGGGCAGAGGCTCAGACTGGAACTGGCTGACACTGAGCTGGAGGATTTCACACCTAGTG GACCCCTCATGCTGCAGGCCAGAATGTCTTGTGAGTGTGAAGCCGATGGATGCATCCGTGGATCTTGGCAGTTCAGCTTCGATGGACAGAAGTTCCTCCTCTTTGACTCAAACAACAGAAAGTGGACAGTGGTTCACGCTGGAGCCAGGCGGATGAAAGAGAAGTGGGAGAAGGACAGCGGACTGACCACCTTCTTCAAGATGGTCTCAATGGGAGACTGCAAAAGCTGGCTTAGAGACTTCCTGATGCACAGGAAGAAGAGGCTGGAACCCACAG CACCACCCACCGTGGCCCCAGGCTTAGCTCAACCCAAAGCCATAGCCACCACCCTCAGTCCCTGGAGCTTCCTCATCATCCTCTGCTTCATCCTCCCTGGCATCTGA
- the ULBP3 gene encoding UL16-binding protein 3 isoform X2, which yields MLACEGRSDSSAGLHIDRASCPRRSWSTMAAAASPAVLPRLAILPYLLFDWSGTGRADTHSLWYNFTIIHLPRHGQQWCEVQSQVDQKNVLSYDCGSDKVLSMGHLEEQLDATDAWGKQLEMLREVGQRLRLELADTELEDFTPSGPLMLQARMSCECEADGCIRGSWQFSFDGQKFLLFDSNNRKWTVVHAGARRMKEKWEKDSGLTTFFKMVSMGDCKSWLRDFLMHRKKRLEPTAPPTVAPGLAQPKAIATTLSPWSFLIILCFILPGI from the exons ATG CTGGCATGCGAGGGCCGAAGTGATTCATCCGCTGGTCTCCACATCGACCGCGCCTCGTGTCCCCGGCGCTCCTGGTCTACAATGGCAGCGGCCGCCAGCCCCGCGGTCCTTCCGCGCCTCGCGATTCTTCCGTACCTGCTATTCGACTGGTCCGGGACGGGGCGGGCCG aCACTCACTCTCTCTGGTATAACTTCACCATCATTCATTTGCCCAGACATGGGCAACAGTGGTGTGAGGTCCAGAGCCAGGTGGATCAGAAGAATGTTCTCTCCTATGACTGTGGAAGTGACAAGGTCTTATCTATGGGTCACCTAGAAGAGCAGCTGGATGCCACAGATGCCTGGGGAAAACAACTGGAAATGCTGAGAGAGGTGGGGCAGAGGCTCAGACTGGAACTGGCTGACACTGAGCTGGAGGATTTCACACCTAGTG GACCCCTCATGCTGCAGGCCAGAATGTCTTGTGAGTGTGAAGCCGATGGATGCATCCGTGGATCTTGGCAGTTCAGCTTCGATGGACAGAAGTTCCTCCTCTTTGACTCAAACAACAGAAAGTGGACAGTGGTTCACGCTGGAGCCAGGCGGATGAAAGAGAAGTGGGAGAAGGACAGCGGACTGACCACCTTCTTCAAGATGGTCTCAATGGGAGACTGCAAAAGCTGGCTTAGAGACTTCCTGATGCACAGGAAGAAGAGGCTGGAACCCACAG CACCACCCACCGTGGCCCCAGGCTTAGCTCAACCCAAAGCCATAGCCACCACCCTCAGTCCCTGGAGCTTCCTCATCATCCTCTGCTTCATCCTCCCTGGCATCTGA